One Longimicrobiaceae bacterium DNA window includes the following coding sequences:
- a CDS encoding adenosylcobinamide-GDP ribazoletransferase: protein MHQISTGADAARVRSAAPSQRTREQLLRPLALAAAALTTVPVRLHAPADADEVRSSLVAYPVVGLAMGIAPALALLLPLPPLARAALALCAWVAASGTAGLRGFSACCATAFARRRSPYASAASARLRMLNVLRSREMGIGGMLAAGLLLGAKWAALASAPAVAPLVAAPLARWLMVYALGTYPAPGDASSSGDSAVPVWGATAVAMGILLYLTSVAASPLGIAVAVCSGTLAALAAAGFLARRFGGLAPAAAFAIVEIAEVAVLIAFLLPTPR from the coding sequence ATGCACCAGATCTCCACCGGAGCGGACGCCGCGCGCGTCCGCTCCGCCGCACCCTCGCAGCGCACCCGCGAACAGCTCCTTCGCCCGCTGGCCCTAGCCGCCGCGGCGCTCACGACCGTGCCCGTCCGCCTGCACGCGCCGGCGGATGCGGACGAGGTCCGCTCGTCCCTCGTCGCCTACCCCGTGGTGGGCCTGGCGATGGGCATCGCGCCCGCCCTGGCCCTGCTGCTCCCGCTGCCGCCTCTCGCCCGCGCCGCCCTCGCGCTCTGCGCCTGGGTCGCGGCGAGCGGAACGGCCGGACTGCGCGGATTCTCCGCATGCTGCGCCACCGCCTTCGCCCGCCGCCGCTCGCCGTACGCCAGCGCCGCGTCGGCGCGCCTGCGCATGCTGAACGTGCTGCGGTCACGGGAGATGGGCATCGGCGGCATGCTCGCGGCCGGTCTCCTGCTGGGCGCCAAGTGGGCCGCGCTGGCCTCCGCCCCGGCGGTCGCGCCCCTCGTCGCCGCGCCGCTCGCCCGCTGGCTCATGGTCTACGCCCTCGGGACCTACCCGGCTCCGGGCGACGCATCGTCCTCCGGTGACTCCGCCGTCCCGGTCTGGGGTGCCACCGCCGTCGCGATGGGCATCCTCCTCTACCTGACCTCCGTCGCCGCTTCGCCGCTGGGCATCGCCGTCGCCGTCTGCTCGGGCACGCTCGCGGCACTCGCGGCCGCCGGCTTCCTGGCGCGCCGTTTCGGTGGCCTTGCCCCGGCGGCGGCCTTCGCCATCGTCGAAATCGCGGAGGTCGCCGTCCTCATCGCGTTCCTCCTCCCCACGCCGCGCTGA